The Elusimicrobiota bacterium DNA segment TGCGGCTCGCTTCGTCTCGAATCAACGCCGGCGATCGCTTAGCCGCGCGCGGCCAGGGTTCAAAATCAGTGAGATCCGCCTGATTTCCCGGGTGGCTCATGACGCTGGACCAAGGCCAATCACACGGATCCGCGACCAAGCCCGCCCGAACCGGATTGAGGTGGATGTAGCGGATCAAACGATAAAGATATGCCTCATCCAAGCACAGATGCGCTTTGTGTCGGGCTTGGAACAGGTGACCCGTCCGCTGATGGCGCGCGTTGAACCGCAGGACGTAACCGGTCAGAAGCCGCTGCATCACCACTCTCAGAGGAATAGCGCCGACCCGAACGGCGAGATGGAAATGATTTCCCATCAAACAGTAAGCGACGATTTCAGCGCCCGTCTCTTCCTCGATGCGTTTTAAATCAGAGAGGAACTCCCTCCGGTCACGATCATCGATATAGATCGCGCCCCCGTTGACCCCGCGAGCCAACGCGTGATAAACGGCTCCTTGGAAATGGATTCTCGGTCTTCGACTCATCACTTATCATACGATCGAGCCCCTGAAAAAGTTGCATGGCCAGGGGAATCGCAACATCGGAAAGCCTGACCCCTTAGCCCTTGACGCCGGGCGGCTCCCCGGCTACGCTTCGTTCGTCCCCGCGCGTCAGGAGCCCCATGAGATCCCTCGCCTTCTTCCTGTCCTTGGCCGTGCCCGCCCTCGCCGCCGCCCAGGATCTCACCGCGAAGCAGGACAAGGCCGGCTGGTACCGCACCGTCCGGGAGTTCTCCGAGGCCGGCGTCGTCGCGCGCACGAGCTTCCCCTTCGAGACGCCCACCGACTCCAAGGGACGCTTCCTGTACT contains these protein-coding regions:
- a CDS encoding transposase, with the protein product MSRRPRIHFQGAVYHALARGVNGGAIYIDDRDRREFLSDLKRIEEETGAEIVAYCLMGNHFHLAVRVGAIPLRVVMQRLLTGYVLRFNARHQRTGHLFQARHKAHLCLDEAYLYRLIRYIHLNPVRAGLVADPCDWPWSSVMSHPGNQADLTDFEPWPRAAKRSPALIRDEASRKQDIAALSLPIASREGVSIEAVRSCSKAPRVVAVRRLMALEAVKAGHSMTATARWLGLGVSSVSRYSRERIARSESLTP